Proteins from a genomic interval of Papaver somniferum cultivar HN1 chromosome 4, ASM357369v1, whole genome shotgun sequence:
- the LOC113273183 gene encoding uncharacterized protein LOC113273183, whose protein sequence is MGKGKRQKIPSSRLKGFVTHTVRENSPPSTQPIQSSSSGTPYPLTYYISCDHFSAMHRKYLAAITAGNEPKSFKEAMNHPGWKKAMDEEIRALEEQGIWELEELPPAVAAVKNWEVRQMDVHNAFLHGDFEEEVYMKIPLGFAKGNSNLGRMQLNVLVYVDDLIVEEFPMETNHQLALAKGNILADVEKYRRLVGRLIYLSVTRPDLAYSVHILSQFMQQPRMEHWEAAFHVVRYLKKCPGQGILLRSDSGLSLKYGVIQNGQAFH, encoded by the exons ATGGGTAAAGGAAAACGTCAGAAAATTCCTTCTAGCAGACTCAAGGGCTTTGTGACGCATACAGTACGTGAAAATAGTCCACCTTCCACTCAACCTATacaatcatcatcctcaggtacaccttatcctttgacatattatatTAGTTGTGATCATTTTTCTGCTATGCATAGAAAATATCTTGCAGCTATAACGGCTGGGAATGAACCCAAAAGCTTCAAAGAAGCTATGAATCATCCAGGATGGAAAAAAGCCATGGATGAAGAAATACGAGCTCTAGAGGAACAAGGAATATGGGAATTGGAGGAATTACCACCTG ctgttgcagcaGTTAAGAATTGGGAAGTGCGTCAAATGGATGTTCATAATGCATTTTTGCATGGAGATTTTgaggaagaagtgtatatgaagatacctcTAGGATTTGCCAAAGGAAATTCCAATTTG GGAAGGATGCAGCTTAATGTcttagtgtatgttgatgatttgattgtGGAAG aatttcctaTGGAGACGAATCACCAACTGGCATTGGCAAAAGGGAATATACTTGCTGATGTGGAAAAATATAGAAGATTAGTTGGCCGTTTGATTTATCTGTCAGTTACAAGACCAGATCTGGCTTATTCAGTACACATTTTATCACAATTTATGCAAcaacctagaatggagcattgggaagcagcaTTTCATGTGGTTAGATACTTGAAGAAGTGTCCAGgacaaggaattttgttgcgTTCTGATAGTGGTCTTAGTTTAAAATATGGTGTGATTCAGAATGGGCAAGCTTTCCATTGA